A DNA window from Halobacteriovoraceae bacterium contains the following coding sequences:
- a CDS encoding alpha/beta hydrolase, translating into MSYSETLIDGFGEMNILTGSFVSGENGEQVYYKKIFHRQVNPSFHILFLHDFLDYHGRYETLAHQLYDHFDGECSIGLIDFHGHGLSNGMRGHINSFDTLVDELQFYLKNCLEEKFVFIVGTGLGATVALSLELSGVSEVLPVIGLILANPLLKLNIDLPSLIRGFVRRENFGLRKVKMTFPFNGHDIIDDKQKAEEYDSDPLVSGQFSIASLIEIGDAAKKLRSNAYYLSTPTLFLASDNDYLSDIQTLRMFHKSMKKDKTSLFEFRGVKHDLFNSNSVDEYLSKITKWIKDQIQNV; encoded by the coding sequence ATGAGTTATAGTGAAACTCTCATAGATGGGTTTGGAGAAATGAATATTCTTACTGGCAGTTTTGTCAGTGGGGAGAATGGTGAACAAGTCTATTATAAAAAAATTTTCCACAGACAAGTGAATCCTAGTTTTCACATTCTTTTTTTACACGATTTTCTCGATTACCATGGACGCTATGAAACACTGGCTCATCAATTGTATGATCATTTTGATGGAGAATGCTCGATTGGACTCATTGATTTTCATGGACATGGATTAAGTAATGGTATGAGAGGACATATCAATTCATTTGATACATTAGTGGATGAACTCCAATTTTATCTGAAAAATTGTCTTGAAGAAAAATTTGTATTTATAGTGGGAACTGGACTAGGTGCTACAGTTGCTCTTTCTTTAGAATTAAGTGGAGTTTCTGAAGTATTGCCTGTCATAGGCCTGATACTTGCTAATCCATTATTGAAACTAAATATTGACTTACCATCACTCATTCGTGGTTTTGTGAGAAGGGAAAATTTCGGTTTAAGAAAAGTTAAAATGACTTTTCCTTTTAATGGACACGATATTATCGATGACAAACAAAAGGCCGAAGAATATGACTCTGACCCATTAGTGTCAGGCCAGTTTTCAATTGCGTCATTGATTGAAATTGGAGACGCCGCAAAAAAATTGAGATCAAACGCGTATTACTTGTCTACTCCGACTTTATTTCTTGCGTCAGATAACGATTATCTAAGTGATATTCAAACCCTTAGAATGTTCCATAAGTCTATGAAAAAAGATAAGACTAGTCTGTTTGAGTTTAGAGGTGTAAAACATGATCTATTCAATTCTAATTCAGTTGATGAGTATCTCTCAAAAATAACGAAGTGGATAAAGGATCAGATTCAAAATGTTTAA
- a CDS encoding thiolase family protein: MSVYLLSGARTPSGQFLGSLSTVSAPELGAVAIKSAIEKAGVEGSNVDEVFMGNVITAGVGQAPARQATIFAGLPESVGATTVNKVCGSGLQSIILAAQSIKAGDNSLVVAGGMESMSLAPHLLPNSRTGIKFGNGQLKDSMQWDGLWDVYSDRPMGNCAEECVNKFKFTREQQDEFSIESFKRAQNAMNAGYFTDEIAPVTVKGRKGNIEVAQDEGPFKADFEKIPTLRPAFEKNGTITAANASTINDGAAAVIVAGEKYKEKAEFKILSYAKHAQDPTWFTTAPVMAMKKALQKANLTPDQIDLYEINEAFAVVAMAAIKELELNHNKVNIYGGAVSLGHPIGCSGTRIIVTLMNALKRTSGRYGMGSICIGGGEALAIIIERI, translated from the coding sequence ATGTCAGTTTACCTATTATCTGGGGCCAGAACCCCAAGTGGACAATTTTTAGGGTCTCTTTCAACAGTCTCTGCACCAGAGCTTGGAGCAGTGGCCATAAAATCTGCAATTGAAAAGGCCGGAGTTGAAGGAAGCAATGTAGACGAAGTTTTTATGGGAAATGTCATAACCGCCGGAGTAGGACAAGCTCCAGCAAGACAGGCAACTATTTTTGCAGGACTACCCGAGAGCGTGGGGGCAACAACAGTAAATAAGGTTTGCGGATCGGGTTTACAGAGCATTATTCTCGCGGCCCAATCGATAAAGGCAGGAGATAATTCTCTCGTTGTCGCTGGAGGGATGGAAAGTATGTCTTTAGCACCTCATTTATTACCAAATAGTCGCACTGGAATTAAATTTGGAAATGGGCAGTTAAAAGATTCTATGCAATGGGATGGATTGTGGGACGTCTATAGTGATCGCCCTATGGGAAATTGTGCTGAAGAATGCGTAAATAAGTTTAAATTTACAAGAGAACAACAAGATGAGTTCTCCATAGAATCATTTAAACGCGCTCAAAATGCAATGAATGCTGGATATTTTACCGATGAAATAGCTCCTGTTACCGTGAAAGGCCGTAAAGGAAATATTGAAGTAGCGCAAGACGAAGGCCCTTTCAAAGCAGACTTTGAAAAAATACCCACTTTAAGACCAGCTTTCGAAAAAAATGGGACAATTACAGCAGCAAATGCCTCTACTATTAATGATGGAGCAGCAGCGGTAATTGTAGCAGGTGAGAAATATAAGGAAAAAGCAGAGTTTAAAATACTTTCATATGCTAAGCATGCTCAAGATCCGACATGGTTCACTACTGCACCTGTGATGGCCATGAAAAAAGCACTTCAGAAGGCCAATCTAACACCCGACCAAATTGATCTTTATGAAATTAATGAGGCCTTTGCCGTGGTGGCCATGGCCGCAATAAAAGAGTTAGAATTAAACCATAACAAAGTGAATATCTATGGTGGAGCTGTAAGTTTAGGACACCCCATTGGATGTTCAGGAACACGAATTATCGTGACCTTGATGAATGCTTTAAAAAGAACGTCTGGACGCTATGGTATGGGTTCAATATGCATAGGTGGAGGAGAGGCGTTGGCAATTATTATTGAAAGGATATAA
- a CDS encoding type II secretion system F family protein, with protein MDDFKKILSRMIELLRDGEFPMFNILEIIISENNNSSYRSIFLAIKDDVFNDGKSMTEQMKRHPELFPEKIIELISIGEQTGELEEALRKSVELLSTSNSL; from the coding sequence ATGGATGATTTTAAAAAAATTCTTTCAAGAATGATAGAGCTATTAAGAGATGGTGAATTTCCGATGTTTAATATTCTTGAAATTATTATTTCCGAAAATAATAACTCTTCTTATCGTAGTATTTTCTTGGCCATTAAGGATGATGTTTTTAATGATGGAAAATCAATGACAGAACAGATGAAGCGACATCCTGAACTATTTCCAGAGAAAATTATTGAATTAATCTCTATAGGTGAACAAACGGGTGAGCTAGAAGAAGCGCTTAGAAAATCTGTAGAGCTTCTGTCTACAAGTAATAGTCTCTAA
- a CDS encoding cyclic nucleotide-binding domain-containing protein: MAVALKKKVNPAKKKSGIRNFMPGEVIFNDNDVAESLYIIQKGQIRLYKPKGKGFIEIAILRSGEVIGEMAYFDEKSRRRSCSAEAITSVDLIEISFPAFAKTMSNLNPWFKTIINTLADRLRKTNDKVKELESNSVGFGSGGKVADYKFFHTIDILKLLSVLLMSLKTHGTANKNTYTMSVDRYKFYVFDIFNILEVKVEEFINLLTNEKLIEMLPDENNMMKIIRVEDINNFKSMLHFLNSERQLTDDKKSRVSFKCQTFLEHILRKLNKEKPSEDECLLQINDILTEFKSRNLPISEEDLEDAKKIGLVGDTMVDGNNVLSIQVKAKKLRSVFSALKFTNAIEKVNEVKKHAPKY, from the coding sequence ATGGCCGTTGCCCTTAAGAAAAAAGTCAACCCAGCGAAGAAAAAATCAGGTATCAGAAATTTTATGCCTGGAGAAGTAATATTTAATGATAATGATGTTGCTGAGTCGTTGTACATTATTCAAAAAGGGCAAATTAGGTTATATAAGCCAAAAGGAAAGGGTTTTATAGAAATTGCCATTCTTCGCTCTGGGGAAGTGATAGGGGAGATGGCCTATTTTGATGAAAAATCTCGTCGGAGAAGTTGTTCAGCAGAGGCAATTACGTCTGTGGATCTTATTGAAATTTCATTTCCGGCCTTTGCCAAAACAATGTCAAATCTCAATCCTTGGTTTAAGACAATCATAAATACTCTGGCCGACCGTCTTAGAAAAACAAATGATAAAGTAAAAGAATTAGAAAGCAACTCAGTTGGATTTGGTTCTGGTGGGAAGGTCGCTGATTATAAATTCTTTCATACAATAGATATTCTGAAACTTCTTTCTGTTTTACTTATGAGTTTGAAAACTCACGGAACGGCCAATAAAAATACATACACTATGAGTGTTGATAGATATAAATTCTATGTGTTCGATATCTTTAATATATTAGAAGTCAAAGTCGAAGAATTTATAAATTTGCTAACTAATGAAAAACTTATTGAAATGTTGCCTGATGAAAATAATATGATGAAAATAATTAGAGTTGAAGATATCAACAACTTTAAATCAATGCTTCATTTCCTTAATAGTGAGAGACAATTAACTGATGATAAAAAAAGTAGAGTGTCTTTTAAATGTCAAACATTTCTTGAGCATATCCTACGAAAGCTTAATAAAGAAAAACCTTCAGAGGATGAGTGTTTATTGCAGATTAATGATATTTTAACCGAGTTTAAGAGCAGAAATTTACCAATTAGTGAAGAGGATTTAGAGGATGCTAAGAAGATAGGTCTGGTTGGAGATACGATGGTCGATGGCAATAATGTCTTATCAATTCAAGTAAAAGCAAAAAAACTGCGCTCGGTATTTTCAGCTTTAAAGTTTACTAATGCCATTGAAAAAGTAAATGAAGTAAAAAAACATGCTCCAAAATATTAA
- a CDS encoding DUF4339 domain-containing protein yields the protein MSYSWYYVEGKDRVGPVSQAELADLFKQNKLKLNSYIWRNGFTDWKKARDVEEICELFIEVEGDTSPKKVSQIPETIIDRQFSWDTVEKDHKIFSIKIGKDRGHPDTEYGPFSLEELKKLFDQKRINEKTYIFSPGMENWVFLGDIDIYDTFFSNVPPIINEEDRRGNLRRPFVARMFFHDTKKVYEGICRDISIGGLQVLVSDFPVHVQETIAINVHPENTDYHFVADGEIVRILDGNQGFALRFKDLGNEATSAIKKYLSNT from the coding sequence ATGTCATATAGCTGGTATTACGTTGAAGGAAAAGATCGTGTAGGGCCAGTAAGTCAGGCCGAATTGGCAGATTTATTCAAACAAAATAAATTAAAACTCAACAGTTATATATGGAGAAATGGATTCACAGACTGGAAAAAAGCTCGAGATGTTGAAGAAATTTGTGAACTATTCATCGAAGTCGAAGGAGATACTTCCCCGAAAAAAGTGTCTCAAATTCCTGAGACTATTATAGACAGACAATTTTCTTGGGATACAGTTGAAAAAGACCACAAGATTTTTTCAATTAAAATTGGAAAAGACAGAGGTCATCCAGATACGGAATATGGGCCTTTTAGCCTTGAAGAACTTAAAAAACTTTTTGATCAAAAAAGAATAAATGAAAAAACATATATTTTCTCCCCAGGAATGGAAAATTGGGTTTTTTTAGGTGATATAGACATCTATGATACATTTTTTTCAAATGTACCACCAATTATCAATGAAGAAGATAGACGGGGAAATTTAAGAAGACCATTTGTTGCAAGAATGTTTTTTCATGACACAAAAAAAGTCTACGAAGGAATCTGTCGAGATATTTCTATTGGCGGTCTTCAAGTTCTTGTGTCTGATTTTCCTGTTCACGTCCAAGAAACAATTGCAATTAATGTCCATCCGGAAAACACAGACTATCATTTCGTAGCAGATGGGGAAATTGTTCGTATATTAGATGGTAATCAAGGTTTTGCCCTGCGATTTAAAGATTTAGGTAATGAAGCAACTTCAGCTATAAAAAAATATCTATCAAACACTTGA